From the genome of Campylobacter concisus:
TTAGATCCATAAGCATAATGTGTAGACCGCCAGGAGCTAGTTTTGTTTCGCCATTTTTTGGGATCACTGCATCTTCGATTTGAACCATAGCCATCATGCCATCATTCATTTTGTGTGTATGAATTTCTGTACTTTTGCAAACGCTTGAGTGAGCACCAATAAGCTTTACATCAGAATTTGAAGCATTTTTTATATCCATAAAAATTGCACTATTGTTTGTGCCAGGTTTTGTATCTCTAGCTCTAACATTTTCTAGGCTGATATCAGCCGCCATAAGAGCAGAAGCTGCAAGCATCGCACCAAAAACGATTTTTTTCATATTTTTCCTTTGTGATAAAATTAATAATGGTTTTCACATTATACATTTAGAACTACTTAATTTACCTTTAAAATCTAAAAATATAAATTTTTTAGGATATAATTACGGACTAAATTTTACTTTTTGGGATATTTCACTTGAAAAAAATTATATTTTTCTTCATCGCGTTATCGCCTTGTCTTTTTGCCCAAAATTACGAAGAAATTTACTTAAAAAATGGCTCTGCTGCTGTTATTGATGCCATCGAAAAAAATATTTTAAGTAAGGATTACTGGCTAAAAAAGCTTGAAGGCAAGGATGTAAGATATGGGTATTATGACAATGAGATACTTCTAAGTGTAGTTGATAAAACTAAAAAGAAGCTTGAAGTAATCTCTTATAATGGCGGCATTAC
Proteins encoded in this window:
- a CDS encoding copper transporter produces the protein MKKIVFGAMLAASALMAADISLENVRARDTKPGTNNSAIFMDIKNASNSDVKLIGAHSSVCKSTEIHTHKMNDGMMAMVQIEDAVIPKNGETKLAPGGLHIMLMDLNKPLKDGDKVDLELKFSNGESIKLDNIGVTKNFK